The Virgibacillus sp. MSP4-1 genome has a segment encoding these proteins:
- a CDS encoding DUF2332 domain-containing protein, translating to MILDSSIATKFQEFAEQCHGSSALYERLSLKIADDEQILDLCTHAKPGQPIPNLLFATVQYLLFKGQKHPLRNFYASIVDSPEDDIAQSFTHFKDFCLKHDKEIKTILQNKNVQTNEVRRCAYLYPCFCYMYEKAKKPLALIEIGTSAGLQLLWDQYSYSYGTSQIYGNPQAEVHIDSKTRGDIPFLLSSSPPVVKRFGVDLHINRLSIDEDKLWLKALIWPEHEERRKIFEAASQVVNKSHLELIEGDGVDLLPEIVKKIPNDTIIGVFHTHVANQFSNESKEKLLHLISKIGEERDIFHLYNNIQDRYLHLDYVLNGENSHQIIGETEGHGRWFSLDI from the coding sequence ATAATTTTGGATTCTTCCATAGCCACAAAATTTCAGGAATTCGCTGAACAATGTCACGGTTCTTCTGCTTTATATGAAAGGTTATCCTTGAAAATTGCTGATGATGAACAAATTCTCGATTTATGTACGCATGCAAAGCCTGGCCAGCCGATTCCAAATTTACTTTTTGCCACTGTTCAATACCTATTATTTAAGGGACAGAAACATCCACTCCGAAACTTTTATGCTAGCATAGTGGACTCCCCTGAAGATGACATCGCCCAAAGTTTTACTCATTTTAAGGATTTCTGTTTGAAACATGACAAGGAAATCAAGACAATTCTCCAAAACAAAAACGTACAGACCAATGAAGTGAGACGATGCGCCTATTTATACCCATGCTTTTGTTATATGTATGAAAAAGCAAAAAAACCCTTAGCCCTTATTGAAATTGGGACGAGTGCCGGTCTTCAGTTGCTATGGGATCAGTATAGTTATTCTTATGGAACGAGCCAGATATATGGAAATCCACAAGCCGAGGTTCATATTGATTCTAAAACAAGAGGAGACATCCCCTTTTTATTGTCCAGTAGTCCGCCCGTTGTAAAAAGGTTTGGTGTGGATTTACATATCAACAGACTATCAATTGATGAAGATAAGCTATGGCTGAAAGCACTTATATGGCCTGAGCATGAAGAACGAAGAAAAATTTTTGAAGCTGCATCTCAAGTTGTCAATAAGAGTCATCTAGAACTTATTGAAGGAGATGGTGTGGATTTACTGCCTGAAATCGTGAAAAAAATCCCAAATGATACTATTATTGGGGTTTTCCACACTCACGTCGCAAACCAATTTTCAAATGAATCAAAGGAAAAACTGCTGCATTTGATTTCAAAAATCGGCGAAGAACGCGACATTTTTCACCTATATAATAATATTCAAGACCGCTATCTTCATCTGGACTATGTTTTAAATGGTGAGAACAGTCATCAAATTATTGGAGAGACAGAGGGACATGGAAGATGGTTTTCGCTGGATATTTAA
- a CDS encoding aminoglycoside adenylyltransferase domain-containing protein, translating into MISTSWLSIASKKEGGEWAISLVSNPYSHLISKALNQYTGQNSGEDFGPDLLLKRFADYMVRKINKELKLQQLPFILF; encoded by the coding sequence GTGATATCGACATCCTGGCTGTCTATAGCTTCCAAAAAAGAAGGAGGTGAATGGGCAATTTCTCTTGTGTCAAACCCCTATAGCCATTTAATATCCAAGGCTTTAAATCAATATACAGGACAAAATTCAGGTGAGGATTTTGGTCCTGATTTGTTGTTAAAAAGGTTTGCTGATTATATGGTGAGGAAAATTAACAAAGAACTCAAATTACAGCAGTTACCATTCATATTATTTTAA
- a CDS encoding nucleotidyltransferase domain-containing protein: MYVQSFVNQLAQIYQTQLKANLIGIYLHGSLAMGCYQPGKSDIDILAVYSFQKRRR; encoded by the coding sequence ATGTATGTTCAATCGTTTGTGAACCAGCTCGCGCAAATCTATCAAACTCAATTGAAAGCTAATCTTATAGGCATATACCTACACGGTTCTCTGGCTATGGGATGTTATCAGCCAGGAAAAAGTGATATCGACATCCTGGCTGTCTATAGCTTCCAAAAAAGAAGGAGGTGA
- a CDS encoding HIT family protein: MCVFCYPELEPKQRVRMSNEYCMFLQLEDAQSKGGQLEGAGLIVPRQHRETVFDLTKEEWMATYDLLQDVKDYLDRNHQPQGYNLGWNCGEVGGQHIFHAHFHVIPRYKDEPLTGKGIRYLFKGSMNRREVTE, translated from the coding sequence ATGTGTGTGTTTTGTTATCCTGAGCTGGAGCCTAAGCAGCGGGTCAGGATGAGTAATGAGTATTGTATGTTTTTACAGCTGGAAGATGCGCAATCGAAGGGGGGTCAACTGGAAGGTGCAGGGTTAATTGTCCCGAGGCAGCATCGTGAAACCGTTTTTGATTTAACGAAGGAAGAATGGATGGCGACGTATGATCTTCTTCAGGACGTGAAGGATTATCTGGATCGAAATCACCAGCCTCAAGGATATAACCTGGGGTGGAACTGTGGCGAAGTGGGTGGACAGCATATTTTTCATGCCCATTTTCATGTAATCCCGAGGTACAAGGACGAACCTTTGACAGGTAAAGGGATTCGGTATTTATTTAAAGGTTCCATGAATCGACGGGAAGTTACAGAGTAA
- a CDS encoding GNAT family N-acetyltransferase: MIYEFKPMTQEQAEQIAYNWHYEGVYSFYDTKADKEDMEEFPDSEQRGESMFAVTGNDELTGFFSINQVNHDTIDIGLGLHPDITGKGYGLTFLREGLNFAEKKYHPGMITLSVATLNQRAMKVYKRAGFTEAGTFIQNTNGGPYEFLRMVYKP, translated from the coding sequence ATGATCTATGAGTTTAAACCAATGACACAGGAACAGGCAGAACAAATCGCCTACAACTGGCATTATGAAGGAGTTTATTCCTTTTATGATACAAAAGCAGATAAGGAGGATATGGAGGAATTTCCCGATTCTGAACAGCGGGGCGAATCCATGTTTGCGGTAACTGGAAATGATGAATTAACAGGCTTCTTCAGTATTAACCAGGTAAACCACGATACAATTGATATTGGATTGGGATTGCACCCCGATATTACAGGCAAAGGTTATGGTTTAACATTCCTGAGAGAAGGGCTGAACTTTGCTGAAAAGAAATATCATCCTGGAATGATTACTCTATCGGTTGCCACCCTCAATCAGCGTGCAATGAAAGTGTATAAAAGGGCAGGTTTTACAGAGGCTGGAACATTTATTCAGAATACGAATGGTGGACCGTATGAATTTCTCAGGATGGTATATAAGCCTTAG
- a CDS encoding LLM class flavin-dependent oxidoreductase, with protein sequence MANLNIPLSVLNLAPIRQGKDEKGAIDDMVDLAQATENMGYTRYWIAEHHNTKTLVSSATTLLMKHTLEQTDKIRVGSGGVMLPNHSPLVVAEQFGTMETIYPNRLDLGLGRAPGTDMLTASALRRSQSDTVNTFPKDVQSLLTYFGPEENQGFVKAHLAIGSNIPIYILGSSPDSAVLAARLGLPYVFAAHFAPRYLEEAITIYRDQFEPSEYLDQPYMMVCLNVIAAETDEEAKLESTTMEQFFLNVVRGSQNFLSPPVENMDELWSPQEKAAASSMSSVTLLGSKDSIRDQLTSFQEEYDVDELMAVSYIYDTDKQKRSYEILKEVVDEG encoded by the coding sequence ATGGCTAATCTGAATATTCCATTGTCTGTCTTAAACCTTGCCCCCATTCGACAAGGGAAGGATGAAAAGGGAGCCATCGATGATATGGTTGACCTTGCTCAGGCAACAGAAAATATGGGTTATACACGTTATTGGATCGCCGAGCATCATAATACAAAAACCCTTGTAAGCTCAGCCACCACGCTGTTAATGAAACATACATTAGAACAAACTGACAAAATCCGGGTGGGTTCCGGCGGGGTCATGCTGCCGAATCATTCACCACTAGTTGTCGCTGAACAATTTGGAACGATGGAAACCATTTATCCGAACCGTCTTGATTTAGGTCTGGGACGTGCTCCCGGAACAGATATGCTTACGGCGAGTGCTCTTAGACGTTCACAGAGCGATACCGTCAACACCTTTCCTAAGGATGTGCAATCCCTGCTTACATACTTTGGACCGGAAGAAAATCAGGGTTTTGTTAAAGCCCATTTAGCGATTGGTTCGAACATTCCGATTTATATTTTAGGATCATCACCGGACTCTGCGGTGTTAGCGGCAAGATTGGGACTTCCGTATGTATTTGCGGCTCATTTTGCCCCAAGATATTTAGAGGAAGCCATCACTATATACCGGGATCAGTTCGAGCCATCGGAGTATCTGGACCAACCGTATATGATGGTCTGCCTGAATGTGATCGCCGCTGAAACAGATGAAGAAGCCAAATTGGAATCGACAACGATGGAACAGTTTTTCCTCAATGTTGTCCGGGGCTCACAGAACTTCCTAAGTCCACCGGTTGAAAATATGGATGAGCTGTGGAGTCCACAGGAAAAAGCCGCCGCCTCGTCCATGTCGAGTGTGACACTTCTGGGAAGCAAGGATTCCATCAGAGACCAGTTAACCAGCTTTCAGGAAGAGTATGATGTTGATGAGTTGATGGCTGTTTCCTACATTTATGATACGGATAAGCAAAAACGGTCCTACGAAATTTTAAAAGAGGTAGTAGATGAGGGCTAA
- a CDS encoding biotin transporter BioY gives MENVNPKLRAVVICGLFAAITAILAQVEVPLPIVPISGQTLAVGLTATIIGSKYGAVAMICYALLGGIGLPVFAGFKGGAQVLMGPTGGYIFGFILTAYVTGLILEKTTFNLWMAMMANTVGMIITLLFGTIQLKIVLDMTWNQALAAGVYPFIAVGLIKAFLASWLGITVRKRLIQASLIPSVDQKAA, from the coding sequence ATGGAGAATGTTAATCCGAAACTTAGAGCTGTTGTGATTTGTGGTTTGTTCGCAGCTATTACCGCTATTCTAGCTCAGGTAGAAGTACCTTTACCTATCGTTCCCATAAGTGGACAAACCTTAGCTGTAGGACTGACGGCCACGATCATTGGAAGTAAGTATGGGGCTGTTGCGATGATTTGTTATGCTTTGTTAGGAGGTATTGGGCTGCCTGTCTTTGCGGGATTTAAAGGGGGAGCACAAGTATTAATGGGTCCAACAGGTGGATATATTTTCGGCTTTATTCTGACGGCTTACGTCACAGGACTAATTCTGGAAAAAACAACCTTTAATCTGTGGATGGCTATGATGGCGAACACTGTTGGAATGATCATCACACTTCTGTTTGGCACTATTCAATTAAAAATTGTACTGGATATGACATGGAATCAGGCTCTTGCAGCTGGCGTGTATCCTTTTATTGCTGTCGGACTTATTAAAGCATTTCTGGCAAGCTGGCTCGGGATTACCGTCAGAAAACGTTTAATACAGGCCAGTTTAATCCCAAGTGTTGATCAAAAAGCAGCATGA
- a CDS encoding YkvA family protein produces the protein MKTIRDWARKLKQKIMVLYFSCKDERIPWYAKLFTAFVVGFAFSPIDLIPDFIPILGLLDDLILVPLGIRLAMGMIPEEVLADSEAKAEEKQQSIKPRNWMAGLLILLMWLALLVWITLEIFYP, from the coding sequence TTGAAAACCATTAGAGATTGGGCGAGAAAACTTAAGCAAAAAATTATGGTTCTATACTTTTCCTGTAAGGATGAAAGAATCCCCTGGTATGCGAAGCTTTTTACAGCATTTGTCGTTGGCTTTGCCTTCAGTCCTATAGATTTAATCCCTGACTTTATTCCGATACTGGGCTTACTTGATGATCTTATTCTTGTTCCGTTAGGTATTAGATTGGCTATGGGTATGATACCTGAAGAAGTGCTTGCAGATAGTGAGGCGAAAGCAGAGGAAAAGCAACAAAGTATAAAACCGAGGAATTGGATGGCTGGGCTACTCATTTTATTGATGTGGCTGGCACTTCTTGTTTGGATAACCCTGGAAATTTTTTATCCTTGA
- a CDS encoding site-2 protease family protein produces MESLIDLLIIIIFYTMIIPACVLLHELGHAFGVVLFSKKRATVYLGRERKGKETFRVGRISFCIKWSSVGFCGWEHKEASVFQRVMVFGGGPLVSFVLFSLFFILTFHHTLHEDFNLLCHGIWIFNLINFAVTAFPFIYPKWWGPYAGLPSDGYQIYQTLKRAEPIQ; encoded by the coding sequence GTGGAATCTTTAATAGATTTGCTTATCATTATCATTTTTTATACCATGATTATTCCAGCCTGTGTCCTGCTTCATGAATTGGGTCATGCATTCGGTGTTGTTTTATTTAGTAAAAAACGGGCGACGGTTTATCTCGGGCGCGAAAGGAAAGGAAAAGAAACATTCAGAGTCGGAAGGATCTCCTTTTGTATTAAATGGTCTTCGGTTGGATTTTGTGGCTGGGAGCATAAGGAAGCTTCCGTTTTTCAACGGGTCATGGTATTTGGAGGAGGTCCCCTGGTTTCTTTTGTTTTATTTTCCCTGTTTTTTATACTTACTTTTCATCATACTCTTCACGAAGATTTTAACCTTTTATGTCACGGAATATGGATTTTTAATCTCATTAATTTTGCAGTTACTGCATTTCCCTTCATATATCCAAAATGGTGGGGACCCTATGCAGGACTTCCATCTGATGGATATCAAATCTATCAGACATTGAAAAGAGCAGAACCTATTCAATAA
- a CDS encoding FUSC family protein, whose amino-acid sequence MTEQTTKNSELLSVMKQALKVNKKPFPWVKAFSAGLAASLPILIGLLAGHLDYGLIAAMGGFTYLYVFDVPYAQKAKKLLFVILGLTLVTALGTLVAPYPLAIAIVMGLIGAAAIFMFGALRIAGPSAIFFVLVFAMTTGMPVQPEDALLRAGLVFSSGMLSFVIAMLGWFFKPHGPETNVVKRLYEELASLLESVGTETFNEAKHRVMSALRDADHSLAAGYIPWRKTDYFKRLYLLNSQAHKIFLYIVENFSDDHREQQPELAKSVHHIAKTLDQKNPMVQDYKNLRQSSDKIDEKIELLLERIYDADAIMNEPASRINQDIPVNKQSILQVLGGAFDKNSIVFITALRFGFVTIIAAIIAYEFGFARSYWVPLSSVAVMSGFSIVATYHRGIQRAFGTFVGILIASFILSIHPSGYLIALFVLILTFITELFIVKNYGLAALFFTPNALLMAESTSQGGFSFSYFASARIIDVMIGSLIGLMGVWMMGRKSASSRLPHLITKTIRSQSQLLLALFSNQGKGFDATESRELRKMRTNLNNLNILYNTAAGEVPVDRKALDYYWSVLYSMNSLSYLLENGATDNRPELSDEVLAQLLYVCESMANAASRKRIPTFQEVPPIEKFPSIQKEIIALQKSLRNEASV is encoded by the coding sequence ATGACTGAACAGACGACAAAGAACTCTGAACTCCTATCGGTTATGAAACAAGCGTTAAAGGTCAACAAAAAGCCCTTTCCATGGGTGAAGGCTTTTTCGGCAGGCCTGGCAGCATCTCTTCCTATCTTGATTGGGCTGTTAGCTGGCCATTTGGATTATGGTCTGATTGCTGCAATGGGAGGCTTTACGTATTTATACGTATTCGACGTACCCTATGCCCAAAAAGCGAAGAAACTCTTATTTGTTATTTTGGGACTGACTCTGGTTACGGCATTGGGGACACTGGTTGCTCCCTATCCGCTTGCCATTGCTATAGTTATGGGACTGATTGGTGCCGCAGCGATTTTTATGTTTGGGGCACTTCGTATAGCCGGTCCGTCGGCTATTTTTTTCGTATTGGTATTTGCCATGACGACTGGAATGCCTGTACAGCCGGAAGATGCTCTCTTGCGGGCAGGACTTGTGTTTTCCAGTGGAATGCTGTCATTTGTTATTGCCATGCTTGGCTGGTTTTTTAAGCCACATGGACCAGAAACGAATGTTGTCAAAAGGCTTTATGAAGAATTGGCATCACTTCTTGAATCTGTAGGAACGGAAACCTTTAATGAAGCGAAACATCGGGTGATGTCTGCCCTAAGAGACGCAGATCACTCCCTTGCAGCAGGGTACATTCCCTGGCGAAAAACCGATTATTTCAAGCGTTTATACTTATTAAATAGTCAGGCTCACAAAATTTTTCTGTACATTGTTGAAAACTTTTCGGACGATCATCGGGAGCAGCAGCCTGAATTAGCGAAATCTGTTCACCACATTGCAAAGACTTTAGATCAGAAAAATCCAATGGTTCAGGATTATAAAAATCTCCGGCAATCCTCGGATAAGATTGATGAAAAAATTGAATTATTGCTGGAGCGAATTTATGATGCCGACGCAATTATGAATGAACCAGCAAGCCGAATTAATCAGGACATCCCTGTCAACAAACAATCCATCCTTCAGGTATTGGGAGGGGCCTTTGATAAAAATTCCATTGTCTTTATTACAGCCCTGCGATTTGGGTTTGTGACCATTATTGCAGCCATCATTGCCTATGAATTCGGTTTTGCGAGATCCTACTGGGTGCCATTATCTTCGGTAGCGGTAATGTCCGGTTTTTCCATTGTAGCCACCTACCATCGTGGGATCCAACGAGCTTTCGGAACATTCGTGGGGATTTTAATTGCCAGTTTCATTCTGTCTATTCATCCCTCTGGCTACTTGATCGCTTTATTTGTTTTAATTCTGACGTTTATTACAGAGCTGTTTATCGTGAAAAATTACGGCCTGGCAGCACTTTTCTTCACTCCTAATGCGCTTTTGATGGCAGAAAGTACTAGTCAGGGTGGTTTTAGCTTTTCGTATTTTGCATCGGCACGAATCATTGACGTTATGATCGGAAGCTTAATTGGTCTGATGGGGGTCTGGATGATGGGAAGAAAATCTGCATCGAGCAGGCTTCCTCATTTAATTACGAAAACCATTCGCAGTCAATCGCAACTACTATTGGCTTTATTTTCGAATCAGGGAAAAGGATTTGATGCAACGGAGAGTCGGGAACTTCGAAAAATGCGCACCAATCTCAACAATTTAAATATTTTATATAATACAGCGGCCGGGGAAGTTCCTGTAGATCGAAAAGCACTGGATTATTACTGGTCTGTCCTTTATTCCATGAATAGCCTGAGTTATCTTCTGGAAAATGGCGCTACAGACAATCGGCCCGAACTTTCTGATGAAGTACTCGCTCAGTTGTTGTATGTCTGTGAATCCATGGCCAATGCAGCCAGTCGAAAACGCATCCCGACATTTCAAGAGGTACCTCCTATAGAAAAATTTCCTAGCATACAAAAGGAAATCATTGCCTTACAAAAATCACTGCGCAATGAAGCTTCCGTCTAG
- a CDS encoding MBL fold metallo-hydrolase: MLNVYEKEEVTCVEVRIDNSKVKVGKVYLFLVDGMLVDTGPQSIESELLGFLKKQSFDFVTLTHSHEDHSGLAPWIQQHRNVPIYVHEKGISICRQSSPYPDYRKMAWGFRDAFRALPLEDTIQSRSHEWEVIYTPGHAEDHVSLLHKETGRLFTGDLFVSPKTKVIMESESIPRIMNSLRKLLTYDFKSIFCSHSGYFENGKEMLKKKIDYLEDLRERVIDLHRRGMSVAEIKQELFPKPYPIIKVSKGEWDSRHIISSILSVEDSW; encoded by the coding sequence ATGCTGAATGTGTATGAAAAGGAAGAGGTAACCTGTGTGGAGGTCAGGATAGATAACTCCAAAGTAAAAGTGGGGAAGGTCTATTTGTTCTTAGTTGATGGCATGTTAGTAGATACTGGACCACAATCGATAGAGTCGGAATTACTTGGTTTTCTTAAAAAGCAATCCTTTGATTTTGTCACCTTAACCCATTCCCATGAGGATCATTCCGGTTTGGCGCCGTGGATTCAGCAACACCGAAACGTTCCTATTTATGTTCATGAAAAGGGAATTTCGATATGCCGGCAGTCCAGCCCGTATCCGGACTATCGCAAAATGGCCTGGGGATTCAGGGATGCTTTCAGGGCCCTGCCACTTGAAGATACCATTCAGTCACGCAGTCATGAATGGGAGGTTATCTATACTCCCGGTCATGCAGAAGACCATGTTTCCCTGTTACATAAAGAAACCGGACGATTATTTACCGGGGACTTATTTGTTTCACCAAAAACAAAAGTAATCATGGAGAGTGAATCGATTCCGAGGATTATGAATTCGCTCCGTAAACTGCTGACCTATGATTTCAAATCTATTTTTTGCAGTCATTCAGGGTACTTTGAAAATGGGAAAGAAATGTTGAAGAAGAAGATAGATTATCTTGAAGACTTAAGGGAAAGAGTGATAGATTTACATAGACGAGGGATGTCTGTTGCAGAAATTAAACAGGAGTTGTTTCCTAAACCCTATCCGATTATAAAAGTTTCTAAAGGAGAATGGGATTCCAGGCACATCATTTCCTCGATTCTGTCAGTTGAAGATTCATGGTAA
- a CDS encoding DUF4367 domain-containing protein, with the protein MFRKIFVFVVILVFFTTGCSNENSDMYEVNRSDMTEKLVNINFDYQLPAKLPFEVQSIQANRPPTDQAMFSLAFYGPNGEYLFLDVSNSEIKRESENNMEEVKIGDKTGSYLENDQGAKMLFWKSNGVSYQLSLKEAEEQQGYNKNDLIMVAESFE; encoded by the coding sequence ATGTTCAGGAAAATCTTCGTATTCGTCGTCATACTCGTCTTCTTCACGACCGGCTGTTCCAATGAAAATTCAGATATGTATGAAGTGAACCGGTCAGATATGACAGAAAAGCTGGTTAATATCAATTTTGACTATCAATTGCCGGCAAAATTACCTTTTGAAGTGCAAAGTATTCAGGCCAATCGTCCGCCAACAGATCAGGCGATGTTCAGTTTAGCCTTTTATGGACCGAATGGAGAGTATTTATTTCTAGATGTATCCAATTCAGAGATAAAGCGTGAATCGGAAAATAATATGGAAGAAGTGAAAATTGGCGATAAAACGGGATCCTATCTGGAAAATGATCAGGGAGCAAAGATGCTTTTCTGGAAATCGAATGGAGTTTCCTATCAGTTATCCTTAAAAGAGGCTGAAGAACAGCAAGGATATAATAAGAATGATTTGATAATGGTTGCTGAGAGTTTTGAGTAA
- a CDS encoding nucleotidyltransferase substrate binding protein, translated as MSTDDEIRWRQIFDNYEKAFQELKKHKDTAFDSNLQKAGYIHYFEVALEFAERVMYAYLDAKGHSADTPRKAVKELSKLGIIQNPQTWFKAQNRRKLPLYIHKNDKLFDELIIDIDGTYLPELELFWETLNQVK; from the coding sequence ATGAGCACGGATGATGAAATTCGCTGGAGACAGATCTTTGATAATTATGAGAAAGCATTTCAGGAGTTAAAAAAGCATAAAGATACAGCGTTTGACAGCAATCTTCAAAAAGCGGGGTATATTCATTATTTTGAAGTAGCACTGGAATTTGCGGAAAGGGTGATGTATGCCTATTTAGATGCTAAAGGTCATTCCGCCGACACACCGCGTAAGGCTGTAAAGGAATTATCGAAGCTCGGTATCATTCAAAATCCGCAAACCTGGTTTAAGGCGCAAAATCGCAGGAAGTTACCTTTGTACATACACAAAAATGATAAGCTGTTTGATGAACTTATTATTGATATTGATGGTACATATCTTCCAGAGTTGGAACTATTTTGGGAAACTTTGAATCAAGTGAAGTGA
- a CDS encoding DMT family transporter, protein MRHTGAGLVMLAAIFWGITGGIADILMTRGWGPIVISLYRGVVGFICFFTWFLFSFRHNGIFSPHLYIWAILAGAGVAGNFTFYFLSIEASSIAVASVLMYTAPVFVLLISFLLRIERSTWFKWMCISGVLIGITLLTGIYTSDSVLVSITGVASGLAAGLFYALFIFSFKTAVSIGSPQSTLTIAFFSFCLILFLFTDMDETAAVITSSDIGWFLLLGILGSGISFMIYMAGIRKTAPTPASIVAMVEPVTASLFGVLLLGDHLTIVQFIGMVLILVTVTVISVK, encoded by the coding sequence ATGAGGCACACAGGCGCAGGTCTAGTTATGCTGGCCGCTATATTCTGGGGGATAACTGGTGGAATTGCCGATATTTTAATGACTAGGGGCTGGGGTCCGATTGTGATTTCACTATACCGAGGAGTTGTTGGGTTTATATGTTTTTTTACGTGGTTCCTTTTTAGTTTTAGACATAATGGGATCTTCTCTCCTCATTTATACATTTGGGCTATACTGGCAGGTGCAGGTGTGGCTGGTAATTTCACTTTTTATTTTCTCAGTATCGAAGCTTCAAGCATTGCTGTTGCCTCTGTTTTAATGTACACAGCTCCTGTGTTCGTCCTATTAATCTCCTTCTTATTGAGAATAGAACGTTCGACATGGTTTAAATGGATGTGTATTTCAGGTGTACTTATTGGAATTACCCTGCTTACGGGTATCTATACTTCCGATTCGGTATTGGTAAGTATTACAGGGGTTGCATCAGGTCTTGCTGCTGGTCTTTTCTATGCATTGTTTATATTCAGCTTTAAAACAGCTGTTTCTATTGGAAGTCCTCAGTCTACATTAACCATCGCCTTTTTTTCATTTTGTCTAATTCTCTTTCTTTTTACGGACATGGATGAAACCGCAGCTGTGATTACTTCAAGTGACATAGGGTGGTTTCTTTTGTTAGGAATTTTGGGTTCTGGAATTTCATTTATGATTTATATGGCTGGTATTCGGAAGACGGCCCCCACACCAGCATCGATCGTCGCCATGGTAGAGCCGGTGACAGCATCATTATTTGGTGTTCTACTTCTAGGAGATCACTTGACCATTGTTCAATTTATTGGAATGGTGCTTATCCTGGTTACGGTTACTGTAATTAGTGTGAAGTAA